A single genomic interval of Adhaeribacter pallidiroseus harbors:
- a CDS encoding helix-turn-helix domain-containing protein, translating into MRYIDLTEQEARELQAVYKSSRYLIERKRSQCLLLSHQGKSINELAGIFGVTLLTITNCLDKWKQGGRTGIELESGRGRKQKLAGIEQEQLEAYVAAHHRNLNAVVALIQEKHAVVVSKKTLQRFLKT; encoded by the coding sequence ATGCGGTATATTGATTTAACAGAGCAGGAAGCACGAGAGTTGCAAGCGGTTTATAAAAGCAGCAGGTATTTAATCGAGCGCAAGCGTAGCCAGTGTTTGCTTCTTTCGCATCAGGGTAAGTCTATTAATGAACTGGCGGGCATCTTTGGCGTTACCCTTTTAACGATTACCAACTGTTTAGATAAATGGAAGCAGGGCGGGCGGACGGGTATTGAGCTGGAAAGCGGACGAGGCCGTAAGCAGAAGTTAGCTGGTATCGAGCAAGAGCAGTTAGAGGCGTATGTAGCAGCGCACCACCGCAATTTAAATGCCGTGGTAGCGCTTATACAAGAAAAGCACGCCGTAGTGGTGAGTAAGAAAACCCTACAGCGCTTTTTAAAAACGTAG